Proteins encoded within one genomic window of Gloeobacter kilaueensis JS1:
- a CDS encoding exostosin domain-containing protein, with amino-acid sequence MIALYADRHYLPASSPHCVLLYPFWGKNAEDPANPNSGRYDHYARTGSEHFALGALEEADLAVLPFDWTEAAHSPEAAHLAHQLAARARAAGKRLVVFYPDDATAPVPLDNALVFRTSLLRSRRAKNEFVLPGWSEDFVERYSGGEVQLRRKRTRPVVGYCGYDALCRTNGGWKARLRLRLGATPVLPKLAHSVGIELTRHPLPWLYGSRVRSQALYILAESPRIACNFLLRDRLHHSESLALEARRQFVANMLNSDYILCARGGGNFSYRFYETLSCGRIPVLIDTDCELPFGRWIDWQRYCVWVKEDDLPHIAERIEAFHARLSPREFSQLQLACRRLWVEWLSPTGFFANFHRHCP; translated from the coding sequence ATGATCGCCCTCTACGCCGACCGCCACTATCTACCGGCAAGCTCCCCCCACTGCGTGCTGCTCTATCCCTTCTGGGGCAAGAACGCCGAGGATCCGGCCAACCCGAATAGCGGGCGCTACGATCACTACGCCCGGACGGGCAGCGAGCACTTTGCCCTCGGCGCTCTGGAAGAGGCAGACCTGGCGGTGTTGCCCTTCGACTGGACGGAGGCGGCCCATTCGCCGGAGGCGGCCCACCTCGCCCACCAGTTGGCAGCGCGAGCCCGCGCTGCCGGTAAACGGCTCGTCGTCTTTTATCCGGACGATGCCACCGCCCCGGTGCCCCTCGACAACGCCCTGGTCTTTCGCACTTCGCTCTTGCGATCTCGGCGGGCAAAAAACGAATTCGTCCTGCCGGGCTGGAGCGAGGATTTTGTCGAGCGCTACAGCGGAGGCGAGGTGCAGTTGCGCCGCAAGCGGACCCGACCGGTGGTGGGCTACTGCGGCTACGACGCACTCTGCAGGACCAACGGCGGCTGGAAGGCGCGCCTCCGGCTCAGGCTCGGGGCGACACCGGTACTACCAAAGCTCGCCCACAGCGTCGGGATCGAACTCACCCGCCATCCCCTGCCCTGGCTCTATGGTTCGCGGGTGCGCTCCCAGGCGCTCTACATCCTCGCTGAAAGCCCCCGCATCGCCTGCAACTTTCTGTTGCGCGACCGGTTGCACCACAGCGAAAGTCTGGCCCTTGAGGCGCGGCGGCAGTTCGTCGCCAACATGCTCAACAGCGACTACATTCTCTGCGCGCGCGGCGGCGGCAACTTCTCCTACCGCTTCTACGAGACGCTCAGTTGCGGTCGTATCCCGGTCTTGATCGACACCGACTGTGAACTGCCCTTTGGGCGCTGGATCGACTGGCAGCGCTACTGCGTCTGGGTCAAAGAGGACGATCTGCCCCACATCGCCGAGCGGATCGAAGCTTTCCACGCCCGCCTCAGCCCCCGCGAATTTAGCCAGTTGCAGCTCGCCTGCCGCCGCCTCTGGGTCGAATGGCTCTCGCCCACCGGTTTTTTTGCCAACTTCCACCGCCACTGCCCCTAA
- a CDS encoding sugar phosphate nucleotidyltransferase: MKAFVLAAGKGTRLRPFTDELPKPLVPVLNEPVMARVMSLCHRHGFSELVANVHYKAERIIEAFGDGSRHGVSLRYSHEEKLLGTAGGVRRQGDYLADGTFAVVSGDVVSDLDLSELLAFHRERGALVTMAIKEVADPSRFGVVVTDPTGRITSFQEKPAPGSERSRFANMGIYILEPEVLDWIPAEHAYDFGSDLFPALLAAGAPLFAMQTDAYWSDVGTLPQYLITHWELLRRHHAGRRIGRHTIVEPGASIAAEAFIGDHCHVRAGAIVTGFSCIGDHTVLEAGAHVRDSVIWSPTQTPHRVSGSLACAIVGLNRCVEVEVADWNHTHPAAQRA, translated from the coding sequence ATGAAAGCTTTCGTGCTCGCCGCCGGCAAAGGCACGCGCCTGCGGCCCTTTACCGACGAATTGCCGAAACCCCTGGTACCGGTGCTCAACGAGCCGGTGATGGCGCGGGTGATGAGTCTGTGTCATCGGCACGGCTTCTCAGAACTCGTGGCGAACGTCCACTACAAGGCCGAGCGGATCATCGAGGCGTTCGGCGACGGCAGCCGCCACGGCGTCAGCCTGCGCTACTCCCACGAAGAAAAACTCCTGGGCACAGCGGGCGGGGTGCGCCGCCAGGGCGACTACCTGGCGGACGGCACCTTTGCGGTCGTCTCAGGCGACGTGGTGAGCGACCTCGACTTGAGTGAGTTGCTCGCCTTTCACCGCGAGCGGGGAGCCCTCGTGACGATGGCGATCAAAGAAGTGGCCGACCCCTCGCGCTTTGGGGTAGTGGTCACAGACCCCACAGGCCGGATCACCTCGTTTCAAGAAAAGCCCGCCCCCGGCAGCGAGCGCTCGCGCTTTGCGAACATGGGAATCTACATCCTGGAACCAGAAGTCCTCGACTGGATTCCAGCGGAGCACGCCTACGACTTTGGCAGCGATCTTTTTCCGGCCCTGCTCGCCGCCGGTGCGCCGCTTTTTGCGATGCAGACCGACGCCTACTGGTCGGATGTCGGCACCCTGCCGCAGTACCTCATCACCCACTGGGAGTTGCTGCGCCGCCACCACGCCGGACGGCGAATCGGGCGGCACACGATCGTCGAACCGGGAGCCTCGATCGCAGCGGAAGCGTTCATCGGCGATCACTGCCACGTGCGGGCCGGGGCGATCGTAACGGGCTTTTCGTGCATCGGGGATCACACGGTCCTCGAAGCCGGTGCCCACGTCCGCGACAGCGTGATCTGGTCGCCCACCCAGACCCCCCACCGGGTAAGCGGCTCCCTCGCCTGTGCGATCGTCGGCCTCAATCGCTGCGTCGAGGTCGAGGTGGCCGACTGGAACCACACCCATCCCGCAGCCCAGCGCGCCTGA
- a CDS encoding SLBB domain-containing protein: MKHPARLGLLLALALFGPLPERGLAAGEPVPTLSTGLVNQGYRLRSGDRIHVDVVDFPDLSKDQLILPDGTINVLYLGAVQAAGRTPEQLSSELSGRFQGILRQPVISVSVIGTRPLKVNVIGEVLNPGPQSFRVQNQLNAAIQPNTGGNGVQSQETISGALSLAGGVTPLADMRRVSLIRQGPDGPTEKTIDLWQALQSGDFSQDLSLTDGDTVKVARLEEGDAAGEQMAATLATTTFAPETVKVQVAGEVKKPGLVNADPRSSLLNTIYEAGGPTTEADLSSVNVARMMPSGKLQRLHVDVSAIAEGKVAFQVRNGDIVFIGRQGSRQFADDIRAFLGPIGGLLNLVFPFGYLFGR, from the coding sequence ATGAAACATCCTGCACGCCTGGGTCTGCTCCTGGCGCTCGCTCTTTTTGGGCCGCTGCCGGAGCGGGGGCTCGCTGCCGGTGAGCCGGTACCTACCCTCAGCACCGGGCTGGTCAACCAGGGCTACCGGTTGCGCAGCGGCGACCGCATCCACGTCGATGTCGTCGATTTTCCGGACCTCTCCAAAGATCAACTGATCCTTCCGGACGGCACGATCAACGTGCTGTACCTGGGGGCGGTGCAGGCGGCGGGCCGCACCCCGGAGCAATTGAGCAGCGAGCTGAGCGGACGCTTTCAGGGCATCCTGCGCCAGCCGGTGATCTCGGTCTCGGTGATCGGCACCCGGCCTTTGAAGGTGAACGTGATTGGCGAGGTGCTCAATCCCGGCCCCCAGTCCTTTAGAGTCCAGAACCAGCTCAACGCCGCCATCCAGCCCAACACCGGCGGCAACGGCGTCCAGAGCCAGGAGACGATCAGCGGTGCCCTCAGTCTGGCCGGCGGGGTGACGCCGCTCGCCGACATGCGCCGGGTGAGTTTGATTCGCCAGGGACCGGATGGACCCACCGAAAAGACGATCGACCTCTGGCAGGCGCTGCAGTCGGGCGACTTCAGCCAGGATCTGTCCCTCACCGACGGTGACACGGTAAAGGTCGCCCGGCTGGAAGAAGGGGACGCCGCCGGCGAGCAGATGGCCGCCACCCTCGCCACCACCACCTTTGCCCCGGAGACGGTGAAGGTGCAGGTGGCGGGGGAGGTAAAAAAGCCAGGTCTGGTCAACGCCGATCCCCGCTCCTCGCTGCTCAACACGATCTACGAGGCGGGTGGGCCGACCACCGAGGCGGATCTGAGCAGCGTCAACGTCGCCCGGATGATGCCCAGCGGCAAACTCCAGCGCCTGCACGTCGATGTCAGCGCCATCGCCGAGGGCAAAGTCGCCTTTCAGGTGCGCAACGGCGACATCGTCTTTATTGGCCGCCAGGGCAGCCGCCAGTTCGCCGACGATATCAGAGCCTTTTTAGGACCGATCGGCGGCCTGCTCAACCTGGTCTTTCCCTTTGGCTACCTGTTTGGCCGCTGA
- a CDS encoding GumC family protein, with protein sequence MATTVSLLRVFARHRLQAALAFTLVLGSCLATGLLTPVEYQSEAKLLFQDPGPEVSGLAGVADNGTYAHASDPIENRLELIKTGSVLQSAIEAAKPVNPKTHSVFSVDQLRAGLATKQILGTDIVVLSFKSGDPHSARQVVQAVADAFIRDMVASSRRRATAIRQFIQQKLPTVERNLKQAERDLQNFQNASGSVEIAVETQTAVNNLSTLETRQRELRAMFDSEQSQLDGLRQRLGGRTSAQAITRLAVSEDPDIQAMRAQLATLDADIARQSGRLGPQHPIMQSLQRQREALESLIDGRIRRLGGSSGEQSVKVDSVSQELTTTLAQLEVKHSGTGRELNNVTAAIGGYRQKLQVLPGRQVRYAQLTRKVQVNTNAFNLLANRLEEAKIAEAQGLANVQLVEPPSEPGAPVWPNFFVLAAAGTAAGIAAGVGSVALKEAFSRKVLSGPEVQQLLQIPVLASLPLIEARPSEALEAWNREAYRMLCMNLRFLGQLGNQAEPLIVVSSALPNEGKTNVSIRLARSMAHSRQRVLLIDADLVRPSVASLLKLEAGPGLAEWLYEQVGSGNPPPIESLIQPSASENLDVLTAGQLQLEDSASFLSPPALEALLAQLANRYDQIVVDTPPLGGYAHGYLFGARARGILLVVRPEHSEHEPLVRVKQVIERNRIKLLGLVLNGVNGRQELAYNYYQRKAVPEGTDILQLPSARH encoded by the coding sequence ATGGCTACCACAGTTTCGCTGCTGCGCGTCTTTGCAAGACACAGGTTGCAGGCAGCGCTCGCTTTTACGCTGGTACTCGGTTCTTGCCTGGCAACTGGCCTGCTGACGCCGGTCGAGTACCAGTCGGAGGCCAAATTGCTCTTTCAAGATCCCGGTCCGGAGGTCTCAGGTCTGGCCGGTGTGGCCGACAACGGCACCTACGCCCACGCCAGCGATCCGATCGAGAACCGCCTGGAACTTATCAAGACCGGCTCGGTTCTCCAGTCGGCGATCGAGGCGGCAAAGCCTGTCAACCCCAAGACCCACTCTGTCTTCAGCGTCGATCAACTGCGCGCCGGACTCGCGACCAAGCAGATCCTGGGGACTGATATCGTCGTGCTTTCGTTTAAGAGCGGCGATCCCCACAGTGCCCGTCAGGTGGTGCAGGCGGTGGCTGACGCTTTTATTCGCGACATGGTGGCGAGCAGCCGCAGGCGGGCGACGGCGATTCGCCAGTTCATCCAGCAGAAGCTGCCCACCGTCGAGCGCAACCTCAAGCAGGCCGAGCGGGATCTGCAGAATTTTCAGAACGCTTCTGGCTCCGTCGAGATTGCCGTCGAGACCCAGACGGCGGTCAACAACCTCTCGACCCTTGAGACGCGCCAGCGCGAACTGAGGGCGATGTTCGACTCGGAGCAGTCGCAGCTAGATGGGCTCAGGCAGCGGTTGGGCGGGCGCACCAGCGCCCAGGCGATCACCCGGCTGGCGGTGAGCGAAGATCCCGACATCCAGGCGATGCGCGCCCAGCTTGCCACCCTCGACGCCGATATCGCCCGCCAGAGCGGTCGGCTCGGCCCCCAGCACCCGATCATGCAGTCGCTGCAGCGCCAGCGCGAGGCGCTTGAGAGTTTGATCGATGGCCGGATCCGCCGTCTGGGCGGCAGCAGTGGCGAGCAGTCGGTGAAGGTCGATTCGGTAAGTCAGGAGTTGACCACCACCCTGGCCCAACTGGAGGTCAAGCACAGCGGCACGGGCCGCGAACTGAACAATGTCACCGCCGCGATCGGTGGATACCGCCAGAAATTGCAGGTGCTGCCGGGGCGGCAGGTGCGCTACGCCCAGCTCACCCGCAAGGTGCAGGTGAATACCAACGCCTTCAACCTGCTCGCCAACCGCCTCGAAGAAGCGAAGATCGCCGAAGCCCAGGGGCTTGCCAACGTGCAGCTGGTAGAACCGCCCAGCGAACCGGGTGCACCGGTCTGGCCCAACTTCTTCGTGCTCGCTGCCGCCGGTACCGCCGCCGGGATCGCCGCCGGGGTAGGATCGGTCGCCCTCAAAGAAGCCTTCAGCCGCAAGGTGCTCTCAGGACCGGAGGTGCAGCAGTTGTTGCAGATCCCGGTGCTCGCCTCGCTGCCCCTCATCGAGGCGCGCCCCAGCGAAGCGCTCGAAGCCTGGAACCGGGAAGCCTACCGGATGCTGTGCATGAACCTGCGCTTTTTGGGCCAGCTGGGCAATCAGGCCGAGCCCCTCATCGTCGTGAGCAGCGCCCTGCCCAACGAAGGCAAGACGAACGTCTCGATTCGGCTGGCGCGCTCGATGGCCCACTCGCGCCAGCGCGTGCTGCTCATCGACGCCGATTTGGTCCGCCCGTCGGTGGCGAGCCTGCTCAAGCTCGAAGCAGGGCCGGGCCTTGCGGAGTGGCTCTACGAGCAGGTGGGTAGTGGCAACCCGCCCCCGATCGAGAGCCTCATCCAACCTTCGGCGAGCGAAAACCTCGACGTGCTCACCGCCGGACAACTGCAGCTGGAAGATTCGGCGAGCTTTTTGAGCCCACCGGCCCTCGAAGCGCTCCTGGCTCAACTTGCGAACCGCTACGACCAGATTGTCGTCGATACGCCCCCTCTGGGAGGCTACGCCCACGGCTATCTTTTTGGAGCCAGGGCGCGGGGGATTTTGCTCGTCGTCCGGCCCGAGCACTCGGAGCACGAACCGCTGGTGCGGGTCAAACAGGTGATCGAGCGCAACCGGATCAAGCTACTGGGTCTGGTGCTCAACGGCGTCAACGGTCGTCAGGAGCTGGCCTACAACTACTACCAGCGCAAGGCGGTGCCCGAAGGCACCGATATCTTGCAACTGCCCTCCGCCCGCCACTAA
- a CDS encoding efflux RND transporter permease subunit: MAETPLRERFNISRLALKYPWLTVGFWLAVSIGGAVSFTSLKYALFPDITFPVVVVNSTLAASDVERTEAQLTRPIEQRLRRMTGVDKVRSSSYPGHSVVSLSLAVGTDPAAASREVRAVVGALSLPVGTRFEVVQVNLNESAVVSYALESDTANLTALAGIARSEIVPALEKVPGVLKVTLLGSGESAVRLGGRDALAVQVIKRENANALVVARQVQQQIDRLHGRFRLVLAATQADYIREASLATVEALALAIALSVLVIFPFLGNWRATLISALAIPTSLLGTFIVMALFGFNLETITLLALALVIGIIIDDAIVDVENIARHLEDGEPPAQAAIAATDEIGLTVTAATLTVVAVFLPVGLMGGVLGQFFRPFGLTVSAAVITSLLVARTLSPLLASRWLKSGTQQPKFSGFPFWPQVIERYRRLLAWSLDHRLGVLGIALASFLGGVALIPLIPKGFIPHLDRGEFNVNYTGELGSSIFESRRVAVEIEAAIRRFPEVQSVFTTIGASGGQTHRGTLYVRLRADRKVKTFDFQDTLRARLPRLAEVDISVDDIPFIENGSQKPVEVAILGEDLSLLNRGALALKDRLTSKSGFVDVALSGAGQYLGEQVEISHLNGRRAIYLTSNLNHGLTINEATAQIEAAARAVLPAGLRLSFGGDTENVSNVFGGFALTLALSVGCILAVLIALFRSWVEPLVIVLALPLAIVGAMVAQFVTHSEFGMISVIGIIFLLGLVNKNAIILVDYINQLRSRGLSTREAILQAGPIRLRPILMTTAAAILGMVPIALGLGAGAELRSPMAIAIIGGLLTSTLLSLIVVPVADSLIADLRAGKYFF, from the coding sequence TTGGCAGAAACGCCGCTTCGAGAACGCTTTAATATCTCACGACTGGCTCTCAAGTACCCCTGGTTGACCGTCGGCTTCTGGCTGGCGGTGTCGATCGGTGGGGCGGTGAGCTTCACCTCGCTCAAGTACGCGCTGTTTCCCGATATCACCTTTCCGGTCGTGGTGGTGAATAGCACCCTTGCCGCCTCCGATGTCGAGCGGACCGAGGCGCAGCTCACCCGGCCCATCGAGCAGCGGTTGCGCCGGATGACGGGCGTAGACAAGGTGCGCTCCTCCAGCTATCCCGGCCATTCGGTGGTGAGCCTGTCGCTGGCGGTCGGCACCGATCCCGCCGCCGCCAGCCGCGAGGTGCGGGCGGTGGTTGGGGCGCTGAGCTTGCCTGTGGGCACCCGCTTTGAGGTGGTGCAAGTTAACCTCAACGAGTCGGCGGTGGTGAGCTACGCCCTCGAAAGCGATACAGCCAATCTCACTGCCCTGGCGGGGATTGCTCGAAGCGAGATCGTCCCTGCTCTCGAAAAGGTGCCGGGGGTGCTCAAGGTCACCCTTTTAGGCAGCGGCGAAAGTGCAGTGCGCCTGGGTGGCCGCGACGCGCTCGCCGTGCAGGTGATCAAGCGCGAGAACGCCAACGCGCTGGTAGTCGCCCGCCAGGTCCAGCAGCAGATCGACAGGTTGCACGGGCGCTTCCGGCTGGTACTGGCCGCCACCCAGGCCGACTACATCCGCGAGGCGAGCCTCGCCACCGTCGAGGCTCTGGCCCTGGCGATTGCCCTCTCGGTGCTCGTGATCTTTCCGTTTTTGGGGAACTGGCGGGCGACGCTCATCTCCGCCCTGGCGATCCCCACGTCGCTGTTGGGTACGTTCATCGTCATGGCCCTGTTTGGCTTTAACCTTGAGACGATTACCCTGCTCGCCCTGGCGCTGGTGATCGGGATCATCATCGACGATGCGATCGTCGATGTCGAAAACATCGCCCGCCACCTCGAAGACGGCGAGCCGCCGGCGCAGGCAGCGATTGCCGCCACCGACGAGATTGGCCTGACGGTGACGGCGGCAACCCTCACGGTCGTGGCGGTGTTTCTGCCGGTGGGCCTGATGGGGGGCGTGCTCGGGCAGTTCTTTCGGCCCTTTGGCCTCACCGTCTCGGCGGCGGTGATCACCTCGTTGCTGGTGGCGCGCACCCTCTCGCCCCTGCTCGCTTCCCGCTGGCTGAAGTCTGGTACCCAGCAGCCAAAATTTTCTGGCTTTCCTTTCTGGCCGCAGGTGATCGAGCGCTACCGCCGCCTGCTCGCCTGGTCGCTCGATCACCGCCTTGGGGTGCTGGGGATCGCCCTGGCGAGTTTTTTAGGCGGAGTGGCGCTCATCCCCCTCATTCCCAAGGGCTTTATTCCCCACCTCGACCGGGGCGAATTTAACGTCAATTACACTGGCGAACTGGGTAGCTCGATCTTTGAATCGCGCCGGGTCGCTGTCGAGATCGAAGCGGCGATCCGCCGTTTTCCCGAAGTCCAATCGGTCTTCACGACGATCGGAGCAAGCGGCGGCCAGACCCACCGAGGCACGCTCTACGTGCGCCTGCGGGCCGATCGCAAAGTCAAGACCTTCGATTTTCAAGACACCCTGCGCGCCCGGCTGCCGCGCCTCGCCGAAGTCGATATCAGCGTCGATGACATTCCCTTTATCGAAAACGGCAGTCAGAAACCTGTCGAAGTCGCAATTCTGGGCGAGGATCTATCGCTGCTCAATCGCGGTGCTCTGGCCCTCAAGGACCGCCTCACATCAAAGAGCGGCTTCGTCGATGTTGCCCTGAGCGGAGCCGGTCAATACCTGGGCGAGCAGGTCGAAATTAGCCATCTAAACGGCAGACGGGCCATCTACCTCACCAGCAACCTCAACCACGGCCTGACGATCAACGAGGCGACCGCCCAGATCGAGGCTGCGGCCAGGGCCGTCCTGCCGGCGGGCCTGCGCCTGAGTTTTGGCGGCGACACCGAAAATGTCTCCAACGTCTTTGGCGGCTTTGCCCTCACCCTGGCTCTGTCGGTTGGCTGCATCCTGGCGGTGCTGATTGCTCTATTTCGCAGTTGGGTCGAGCCGCTCGTCATCGTGCTGGCCCTGCCCCTGGCCATCGTTGGAGCGATGGTCGCCCAGTTTGTGACCCATAGCGAATTTGGGATGATCTCGGTCATCGGGATCATCTTTTTGCTGGGGCTGGTCAACAAGAACGCGATTATTCTTGTCGATTACATCAACCAGTTGCGCTCCCGTGGTCTTTCGACCCGCGAGGCGATCCTCCAGGCCGGTCCGATTCGTCTGCGGCCCATCTTGATGACGACGGCGGCGGCCATCCTCGGCATGGTGCCCATCGCCCTCGGCCTCGGGGCAGGGGCTGAGCTGCGATCCCCGATGGCGATTGCGATCATCGGCGGACTGCTCACCTCGACCCTGTTGAGCCTGATCGTCGTGCCCGTCGCCGACAGCCTGATCGCCGATCTAAGAGCCGGGAAGTATTTTTTTTGA
- a CDS encoding ATP-binding cassette domain-containing protein has protein sequence MNTWYYLGRLLRYRLGLYLLTTLCWLCFHSLPLVAGLAIKAFFDALATGHSGAGSVWLPIALLVAVAVARMAAFWTGCLTWSALLYTIAAWLRGNILEWLVQGPGARVLPGSSGEAISRLRDDIDEAVEYLESWVDFWGELLFVGVSLAILLRIDALVTACLSLPLIGFFVAANVLGEYLRRCREASREAGGQVTGFLGELFASVLAVKLAAGEERLIDRFEQINEHRRKLSLRDNVATQLVDSLGESVFNLGVGCILLLVASSLRNGTFSVGDFALFVSYLTRLTDKMYSFGHLIALHKKISVSFARLAQLLPGSDPRRLVAAAPVYLTTSPPLLPAPAADVPFQRLEVRGLTYHHPESRRGIDQIDFVLRRGSFTVITGRIGSGKTTLLRVLLGLLPHRAGEIRWNGKSVSDPASFFIPPRCAYTPQVPRLFSETLEDNVRQGLLGEEERLERSLYTAVLEQDVQRLEHKLDTVVGPRGIKLSGGQLQRSAAARMFVRDAQLLVFDDLSSALDVETESQLWKRLFTQPDLTCLVVSHRRVALERADQILVLEAGRLIAQGQLDELLRTCPQMRQLWESES, from the coding sequence ATGAATACCTGGTATTACCTGGGCCGCCTTCTGCGCTACCGCCTGGGCCTGTATCTGCTCACGACCCTCTGCTGGCTTTGCTTCCACAGCCTGCCCCTAGTGGCGGGGCTTGCGATCAAAGCCTTCTTCGACGCCCTGGCTACGGGCCACAGCGGTGCCGGGAGCGTCTGGCTGCCGATAGCGCTGCTGGTTGCCGTCGCCGTCGCCCGCATGGCCGCCTTCTGGACCGGCTGTCTTACCTGGTCCGCCCTTCTTTACACGATCGCCGCCTGGCTGAGGGGCAATATTCTCGAATGGCTGGTGCAGGGACCGGGGGCGCGGGTACTGCCCGGTTCCTCCGGCGAGGCGATAAGCCGCCTGCGCGACGACATCGACGAGGCGGTGGAGTACCTCGAAAGCTGGGTGGACTTCTGGGGAGAGTTGCTCTTTGTCGGTGTGAGCCTCGCCATTCTCCTGCGCATCGATGCGCTGGTGACGGCCTGCCTGTCTCTGCCGCTCATCGGTTTTTTTGTCGCCGCCAACGTTCTGGGGGAATACCTGCGCCGCTGCCGCGAGGCCAGCCGCGAGGCCGGCGGCCAGGTCACAGGCTTTTTGGGTGAATTGTTCGCCTCGGTGCTGGCAGTCAAGCTCGCTGCCGGCGAAGAACGCCTCATCGATCGCTTCGAGCAGATCAACGAGCACCGCCGCAAGCTGAGCCTGCGGGACAATGTCGCCACCCAACTGGTCGATTCGCTGGGCGAGAGCGTCTTTAACCTGGGCGTGGGCTGCATCCTGCTGCTCGTCGCCAGTTCTCTGCGCAACGGCACTTTCAGCGTCGGGGACTTTGCTTTGTTCGTCAGCTATCTCACCCGCCTCACCGACAAGATGTACTCCTTTGGCCACCTGATCGCCCTGCACAAAAAAATCAGCGTCTCCTTTGCCCGCCTCGCCCAACTGCTCCCCGGCAGCGACCCCCGCCGCCTGGTTGCAGCGGCTCCCGTATACCTCACCACCAGTCCGCCCCTGCTGCCCGCCCCGGCTGCCGATGTTCCCTTTCAGCGCCTTGAGGTGCGGGGACTCACCTACCACCACCCCGAGAGCCGGCGGGGCATCGATCAGATCGACTTTGTCCTGCGGCGGGGATCGTTTACGGTAATCACTGGCCGCATCGGTTCGGGCAAGACGACGCTGTTGCGGGTCCTGTTGGGATTGCTGCCCCACCGGGCAGGAGAAATCCGCTGGAACGGGAAGAGCGTAAGCGATCCGGCTTCGTTTTTTATTCCGCCTCGCTGCGCCTATACCCCCCAGGTGCCGCGCCTTTTTAGTGAAACTTTAGAAGACAACGTGCGGCAGGGACTGCTCGGTGAGGAGGAGCGGCTGGAGCGATCGCTCTACACTGCCGTCCTCGAACAGGATGTCCAGCGGCTGGAGCACAAACTCGACACGGTGGTGGGCCCGCGCGGCATCAAGCTCTCCGGTGGCCAGCTGCAGCGCTCCGCTGCCGCCCGGATGTTCGTGCGCGACGCCCAGCTCCTCGTCTTCGACGATCTTTCCAGTGCCCTCGATGTCGAGACCGAAAGCCAGCTCTGGAAGCGGCTTTTTACCCAACCCGACCTTACCTGTCTGGTCGTCTCCCACCGCCGGGTCGCCCTGGAACGCGCCGATCAGATCCTGGTGCTCGAAGCAGGCCGCCTGATTGCCCAGGGCCAGCTCGACGAACTCCTGCGCACCTGCCCCCAGATGCGGCAGCTCTGGGAGTCCGAAAGCTAA